In Hoplias malabaricus isolate fHopMal1 chromosome 6, fHopMal1.hap1, whole genome shotgun sequence, a single window of DNA contains:
- the wipf3 gene encoding WAS/WASL-interacting protein family member 3 — protein sequence MPVPPPPPPPAPPPLPPAQLQPQSGPPEIQRSDGGGRSALLSDIHKGIRLKKVPQVNDRSAPVLDKPKVSSGDGAGTGGGTGGQPTQGPTLSGLFAGGFPVLRPVGQREKSSHNSSVSRTGSTASLKQPLWNLPSSQGETLRRSTPDLSPSHRPLERASSLTKARPASSYTAPPSPSQPAPPCFKPPTAAPTTAPPPPPPLFLLQQTSNRPPPLPSCPPPPPPSQFTKPTWLPVQSHCIPMPTTPPPPPPPSIPPSTLPDRTSGFFYPPPPSPVLLEAKFGNYRDCPLGSPPPPPTPPLPTSFAPSLPSSLPPPPPPPKVPTLPPPTYRPAVPPLPPSYPCTAPSRRPPAVPRNAGVGRLAPPPAPPVRSPTTELSCRIPPPPPPLPLAPPNSLRNGHLHSLDDFESKFHFHPIEDFPPPEEFKPFPRTYPSKENGMTSQPPGMRTPLR from the exons ATGCCTGTTCCtccccctccacctcctccgGCACCTCCACCACTACCACCAGCTCAGttacag cCACAGTCTGGGCCTCCTGAAATCCAGCGCTCTGATGGTGGAGGTCGCAGCGCGCTCCTGTCAGACATACACAAGGGAATCAGGCTAAAAAAGGTCCCTCAGGTTAATGACCGCAGCGCTCCTGTTCTCGACA AGCCCAAAGTAAGCAGTGGGGATGGTGCTGGGACTGGTGGAGGCACTGGTGGTCAACCCACTCAGGGACCTACCTTGAGTGGTCTTTTTGCTGGAGGATTTCCTGTCCTCAGGCCtgttggacagagagagaaaagctcaCACAACAGCTCAG TGTCTCGGACTGGCTCTACTGCCAGTCTGAAGCAGCCTTTGTGGAACCTGCCTTCTTCTCAAGGGGAAACATTAAGGCGCAGCACCCCAGACCTCTCTCCTTCCCACAGACCTTTAGAAAGGGCCTCCTCTCTGACTAAAGCACGCCCCGCCTCCTCATACACAGCTCCACCTTCCCCCAGCCAGCCTGCTCCACCATGCTTTAAACCTCCAACCGCTGCTCCCACTacagcacctcctcctcctcctcctctttttcttcttcagcaGACCAGCAACAgacctcctcctctcccttccTGTCCACCTCCGCCCCCTCCTTCTCAATTCACCAAACCCACCTGGCTACCTGTCCAATCACATTGTATCCCCATGCCCACCaccccacctccaccaccacctccatcaaTCCCTCCGTCCACTCTTCCTGATAGGACATCGGGGTTCttctaccccccacccccttctcctGTCCTATTGGAAGCTAAGTTTGGTAACTACAGGGACTGTCCTTTAGgctctcctcctccaccccctACTCCTCCTCTGCCCACCTCTTTTGCACCAAGTCTCCCTTCGTCTCTACCCCCACCTCCACCGCCACCCAAAGTACCAACTCTGCCCCCACCAACATACAGGCCAGCAGTTCCCCCACTCCCCCCATCCTACCCTTGCACAGCCCCCAGTCGGCGACCACCTGCTGTACCCAGGAATGCAG GTGTAGGGCGATTGGCTCCTCCCCCTGCCCCTCCTGTTCGCTCTCCCACAACTGAATTGTCCTGCAGAATCCCACCTCCTCCCCCACCTCTGCCTCTAGCTCCACCCAACTCTCTGAGGAATGGGCACCTACACAGCCTGG ATGACTTTGAATCTAAGTTTCATTTCCATCCAATTGAGGACTTCCCTCCTCCTGAAGAGTTCAAGCCTTTTCCAAGAACATACCCCAGCAAAGAAAACGGAA TGACATCTCAGCCACCCGGCATGAGGACCCCCTTGAGATGA
- the wu:fc38h03 gene encoding acetylcholinesterase collagenic tail peptide, with protein sequence MALFRTALKLLSLFCSVSSFSTSDMDNILPPTTAMASLDSLKRFDPCCLMTPPPPPLFPPPPSIWRRGHVIQVSVEVEKGSQKDEDEVIKHCLPGPPGPPGPTGPQGHSGIPGIQGPKGDKGDIGRPGSKGHTGRPGLPGRPGVPGFPGPEGPKGEKGDPGLMGMPGMRGPTGPKGHPGYKGEKGSLGEPGIPGPKGDQGANGLAGMLGQKGEIGPKGEPGLSGKRGPTGRPGKRGKQGAKGDLGTPGVIGPPGPPGPTGHPGPPGIPASGLYLVGEKGEKGMPGPPGECDCNSFNMNSPGSASLQRRGKHDKVSAIFVVNSEKELNNLNTDNALAFRKDQRSLYFKDIDGWQPIQLLPFQATERAREGMWLCGDGEVQPLNGEECDDGNKVVTDDCVGCKKAYCGDGYRREGVEECDGKDFGYQTCKTYLPGTFGQLKCTDSCFIDSTGCKYFT encoded by the exons atggctctgtttagGACTGCGCTAAAGctgctctctctgttctgcTCCGTGTCGAGCTTCTCAACAAGCGACATGGACAATATTCTGCCTCCTACCACAG CCATGGCTTCACTGGATTCACTGAAAAGATTTGACCCATGTTGCCTAATgactccaccaccacctccactgtTCCCACCCCCTCCTAGCATCTGGAGACGAGGACAT GTTATCCAAGTATCTGTGGAGGTGGAAAAAGGAAGTCAGAAAGATGAAGATGAGGTCATAAAACATTGTCTGCCAGGACCGCCAGGACCTCCTGGCCCTACAGGACCACAG GGACACAGTGGCATTCCAGGAATACAGGGACCCAAGGGAGATAAG GGTGACATAGGACGACCAGGGTCAAAG GGTCATACAGGCCGTCCGGGTCTTCCTGGGAGGCCAGGGGTTCCAGGATTTCCAGGGCCAGAGGGTCCTAAA GGAGAGAAGGGAGATCCTGGATTAATGGGAATGCCTGGGATGAGAGGACCAACAGGGCCCAAG GGCCACCCAGGATACAAGGGAGAAAAG GGATCGCTGGGGGAGCCTGGAATTCCAGGTCCAAAGGGAGACCAG GGAGCGAATGGACTAGCTGGAATGCTGGGACAGAAG gGTGAAATAGGTCCAAAGGGAGAGCCTGGTTTGTCTGGGAAGCGTGGGCCTACAGGACGTCCGGGCAAAAGAGGCAAACAG GGAGCTAAAGGAGACCTTGGCACTCCAGGTGTGATTGGGCCACCAGGCCCTCCAGGACCTACTGGACACCCAGGACCCCCTGGAATTCCTGCCTCAG GCCTGTATCTGGTCGGAGAGAAAGGTGAGAAGGGGATGCCAGGTCCACCTGGAGAGTGTGACTGCAACTCCTTTAATATGAATTCCCCTGGTAGCGCTTCACTGCAGCGCCGTGGGAAACACGACAAAGTCTCTGCG ATATTTGTGGTGAACAGTGAGAAGGAGCTGAATAACCTGAACACAGACAACGCTCTTGCCTTCCGCAAGGATCAAAGATCTCTGTACTTTAAAGACATTGATGGATGGCAGCCAATTCAG ctgCTCCCATTCCAGGCAACAGAGAGGGCGAGGGAAGGAATGTGGTTGTGTGGAGATGGAGAGGTGCAGCCACTTAATGGGGAGGAATGTGATGATGGAAACAAGGTGGTCACAGATGACTGTGTGG GCTGTAAGAAAGCTTACTGTGGAGATGGATATCGTCGTGAGGGGGTTGAGGAGTGTGATGGGAAGGATTTTGGCTATCAGACTTGCAAGACGTACCTACCAGG GACATTTGGGCAGCTCAAATGTACTGATTCCTGCTTCATCGATTCGACTGGCTGCAAGTACTTCACCTGA
- the LOC136700198 gene encoding proline-rich protein 15-like protein, giving the protein MTEKIPPWWRSFAGKRRKAARESAATLEQGAYPPWTNVTTITSNTKKSTPKPEEQKAPQTHQKAEGGSSMLTDETYDDSAMQPTFSEDTSRRHLRVSRSGRFKEKRHNRVSLPQNHEDSPNPASKGESKPPH; this is encoded by the coding sequence ATGACTGAGAAAATTCCTCCGTGGTGGAGGTCGTTTGCAGGGAAGAGGAGGAAGGCGGCCAGAGAGTCAGCAGCCACGTTGGAGCAGGGAGCCTATCCTCCCTGGACAAATGTCACTACCATCACGTCCAACACAAAGAAAAGCACCCCCAAGCCAGAGGAACAGAAGGCTCCACAGACACATCAGAAAGCTGAAGGGGGCAGTTCGATGCTGACTGATGAAACATACGACGACTCTGCCATGCAGCCCACGTTCAGTGAGGATACAAGCCGCCGCCATCTGCGTGTGTCCCGCTCAGGACGTTTCAAGGAGAAACGCCACAATCGCGTCAGTCTGCCACAAAACCATGAGGACTCACCAAACCCAGCCAGTAAAGGAGAGTCAAAGCCTCCACACTGA